The proteins below come from a single Lactobacillus johnsonii genomic window:
- a CDS encoding DEAD/DEAH box helicase, with amino-acid sequence MAQTSSIFQNEKIRPELQAGLEKINFKKPTKVQSSVIPTFLNKKNVVVQAATGSGKTHAYLIPILNMIDESAPVTQAIVTAPSRELANQLYKVARQLRDASGLNISIEYLGGGNDRNRQIEKAESRAPQLIIATPGRLHDFASKKFINLENVKAFIIDEADMTLDMGFLGQMDEIMSKLDKKAVLGAFSATIPVKLENFLRKYMSKPEFIVIDNPAIIAPTIQNDLIDVGSRDKKSILYKLLTMGQPYLALVFANTKKTVDELTDYLEEQGLKVAKIHGGITERERKRIIRQVREGQYQYVVASDLAARGIDVPGVSLVVNYEIPKDLEFVIHRIGRTGRNGLEGHAITLIYDDEMSQIEDLEKLGIHFDFKDLRNGELVERTHYHRRDNRQTRNHKLDNRMIGMVKKTKKKVKPGYKKKIKQAIQKDRQQKRKLEERHQIRKAKRKRKREREQARSNFDN; translated from the coding sequence ATGGCACAAACAAGTAGTATATTTCAAAATGAAAAAATCCGGCCAGAACTACAAGCCGGATTAGAAAAAATTAATTTTAAGAAACCGACTAAAGTACAGTCTTCGGTTATTCCGACATTTTTAAATAAAAAGAATGTTGTAGTGCAAGCTGCAACGGGATCAGGAAAGACTCATGCTTATTTGATTCCAATTTTGAATATGATTGATGAGAGCGCACCTGTAACACAAGCAATTGTTACTGCACCGAGTCGTGAATTGGCTAATCAATTGTATAAAGTTGCGCGTCAGTTAAGGGATGCTAGTGGTTTAAATATTTCAATTGAATATTTAGGCGGTGGAAATGACCGTAATCGCCAAATTGAAAAGGCTGAAAGCAGAGCCCCACAATTAATTATTGCAACCCCTGGTCGTTTACATGATTTTGCATCCAAAAAATTTATTAACTTGGAGAATGTAAAGGCCTTTATTATTGATGAAGCTGACATGACTTTAGACATGGGCTTTTTAGGTCAAATGGATGAAATTATGTCTAAGTTGGACAAAAAAGCAGTCTTAGGTGCATTTTCAGCTACAATCCCAGTTAAGCTCGAAAACTTTTTAAGAAAGTACATGTCAAAGCCAGAATTTATCGTTATTGACAATCCGGCAATTATTGCGCCAACGATTCAAAATGATTTAATTGACGTAGGTTCAAGAGACAAGAAATCAATTTTGTATAAGTTATTAACAATGGGACAGCCATATTTAGCCCTTGTTTTTGCTAATACGAAAAAGACTGTTGATGAATTAACGGACTACCTTGAAGAACAAGGCCTTAAAGTAGCAAAAATTCATGGTGGAATTACTGAACGCGAACGAAAGAGAATTATTCGTCAAGTTAGAGAGGGACAATATCAATACGTTGTAGCTAGTGACTTAGCTGCTCGTGGAATTGATGTACCCGGTGTTAGCTTAGTTGTTAACTATGAAATTCCAAAAGATTTAGAATTTGTAATTCACCGAATTGGTCGAACAGGTAGAAACGGGCTTGAAGGACATGCTATTACCTTAATCTATGATGATGAAATGAGTCAGATTGAGGACTTAGAAAAATTGGGTATTCATTTTGACTTTAAAGATCTTAGAAATGGTGAATTAGTTGAAAGAACTCACTATCACAGAAGAGATAATCGTCAAACGCGTAACCATAAACTTGATAACCGCATGATCGGTATGGTTAAGAAAACCAAGAAAAAAGTAAAGCCAGGCTACAAGAAGAAGATTAAACAGGCCATTCAAAAAGATCGTCAGCAAAAACGTAAGCTTGAAGAACGTCATCAAATTCGAAAAGCAAAGCGTAAACGTAAGCGTGAACGTGAGCAAGCACGTAGTAATTTTGACAACTAG